The Humulus lupulus chromosome 4, drHumLupu1.1, whole genome shotgun sequence genome has a window encoding:
- the LOC133830215 gene encoding manganese-dependent ADP-ribose/CDP-alcohol diphosphatase-like, with protein sequence MGSANALSRQGNLPILSFGIISDVQHADIPDGRSFIGVPRYYRHSILILQRAVQRWNEGKKHKFVINFGDIVDGFCPKDQSLSTVKKVVEEFEKFDGPVYHMIGNHCLYNLPRDNLLPMLKIPSEDGCAYYDFSPTPEFRFVVLDGYDISAIGWPQDHPKRLEAVKFLQEKNPNSEKNSPEGLVGLERRFLMFNGAVGKEQLKWLDGILQEATNMRQKVVICCHLPLDPGSTSREALLWNFDEVMDVIHKYNCVKVCIAGHDHKGGHSIDTHGIHHRVLEAALECPPGTDAFGYMDLYNDKLSLIGTDRMESTEMCFNP encoded by the coding sequence ATGGGATCAGCTAATGCATTAAGTAGACAGGGGAATCTTCCCATCTTGTCTTTTGGCATAATCTCTGATGTTCAGCATGCTGATATTCCTGATGGCCGCTCTTTTATTGGCGTTCCACGGTATTATCGCCATAGTATTCTTATATTACAGAGAGCAGTGCAGAGATGGAACGAGGGCAAGAAGCATAAATTTGTCATCAATTTTGGGGATATTGTTGATGGTTTTTGCCCAAAAGACCAATCTTTAAGTACAGTAAAAAAAGTTGTTGAAGAATTTGAAAAATTTGATGGCCCGGTCTATCATATGATTGGTAATCACTGCCTCTACAATCTTCCTCGTGACAATTTACTTCCAATGTTGAAGATTCCAAGTGAGGACGGTTGTGCTTACTACGATTTTTCTCCAACGCCCGAGTTCAGATTTGTTGTCTTGGATGGCTATGACATAAGCGCAATTGGTTGGCCTCAAGATCATCCCAAAAGATTGGAGGCTGTGAAATTCCTCCAGGAGAAGAATCCAAATTCAGAAAAGAATAGCCCTGAGGGACTGGTTGGCCTTGAGAGAAGGTTCCTCATGTTTAATGGAGCTGTAGGGAAAGAGCAACTGAAATGGTTAGATGGCATCCTTCAGGAAGCAACAAACATGAGGCAAAAAGTAGTGATCTGTTGCCATCTGCCTTTAGATCCCGGCTCAACTTCTCGTGAAGCACTTCTTTGGAACTTCGACGAAGTAATGGATGTGATACACAAGTACAATTGTGTAAAGGTTTGCATTGCTGGTCATGATCACAAAGGTGGGCATTCGATTGACACTCACGGAATACACCATAGAGTTCTTGAAGCTGCCCTTGAGTGCCCTCCAGGAACAGATGCCTTTGGATATATGGATCTTTATAATGATAAACTATCACTTATTGGTACTGATCGTATGGAAAGTACTGAAATGTGTTTCAATCCTTAA